CGTAGCAGGACTCATAACGCCGCAGGAGGCCTTTTCCGGGTTTTCCAATGAAGGCATGCTCACGGTAGCAGCCCTGTTCATCGTTGCCTCGGCAATGCGTGAAACCGGCGCCCTCGACAC
The nucleotide sequence above comes from Candidatus Hydrogenedentota bacterium. Encoded proteins:
- a CDS encoding SLC13 family permease encodes the protein MDWNAWFALGVVAVIFVGLARDYAPDMLLLSGVILFAVAGLITPQEAFSGFSNEGMLTVAALFIVASAMRETGALDT